The following proteins are co-located in the uncultured Propionivibrio sp. genome:
- the nhaR gene encoding transcriptional activator NhaR: MDNLNFKHLKYFWTVAKTGSIARASEQLHLTPQSISGQLTEFEERLGVELFRRTGRNRELTEAGRRILSYAEEIFAISNELIDALHVQKSRKSLTFRVGIADSVSKSIAYHLVEPALRLSEPVRLICREGRLAALLAELAIHHLDMIIADRPMPANLNVRGYSHLLGESGITFFGTEHLAGQLRGKFPTCLNGAPLLLPGEDAAIRPQLIQWFETNGLRPEILGEFDDSALMKAFGQAGAGLFVAPTTLASHVCEQYKTVAIGRIDTVIERLYAITTERRLTHPAIVAISKAAREDIFG, encoded by the coding sequence ATGGACAACCTCAATTTCAAGCATCTGAAATACTTCTGGACTGTCGCCAAAACCGGCAGCATCGCCCGCGCCTCCGAGCAGTTGCATCTGACGCCGCAATCGATCAGCGGACAGCTGACCGAATTCGAAGAGCGGCTGGGCGTCGAACTCTTCCGGCGCACCGGGCGCAACCGCGAACTCACCGAGGCCGGTCGAAGAATCCTGAGTTACGCCGAGGAAATCTTCGCGATCAGCAACGAACTGATCGACGCGCTGCACGTCCAGAAAAGCCGGAAGAGCCTGACCTTCCGCGTCGGCATCGCCGATTCGGTGTCCAAATCGATCGCTTATCACCTCGTTGAACCGGCGCTGCGCCTCAGCGAACCGGTCCGCCTGATCTGTCGCGAGGGCCGGCTCGCCGCGCTGCTGGCGGAACTGGCGATCCACCATCTCGACATGATCATCGCCGACCGTCCGATGCCGGCCAACCTGAACGTGCGCGGCTACAGCCACCTGCTCGGCGAAAGCGGCATCACCTTCTTCGGCACGGAGCATCTTGCCGGACAGTTGCGCGGCAAGTTCCCCACTTGCCTGAACGGCGCGCCGCTGCTCCTGCCGGGCGAGGACGCCGCGATCCGGCCACAACTCATCCAGTGGTTCGAGACCAACGGTTTGCGCCCGGAGATTCTTGGCGAATTCGACGACAGCGCGCTGATGAAAGCCTTTGGTCAGGCCGGCGCTGGACTATTCGTCGCGCCGACCACGCTGGCCAGCCACGTTTGCGAGCAGTACAAGACCGTCGCGATCGGCCGCATCGACACCGTCATCGAACGGCTCTACGCGATCACCACCGAGCGACGCCTGACCCATCCTGCCATTGTGGCCATCAGCAAAGCGGCGCGCGAGGACATCTTCGGCTGA
- a CDS encoding SLC13 family permease, producing MDISLVAIISIVALLIVVIISCINEDLNVGFLAIGFAIIVAGVWGGTSGAKVLNYFPTSLFMILVGVTFLFGMAQTNGTMEKLTAYSVRACGGNTALVPIIVYLLTTFITTIGPGNIAGTALMAPVAMAIATRVGLSAFLMTLVVVGAANGAAFSPFAPTGIISNGIIAKMAGGLGIMPDALNGLAWKIHFNSTIAQGIANIGGFFVLGGWAWMSRQKGSDLNIDELAPKPEPFNKHQILTLAMVALLIIFVVLPGLGPLKPFFKENAWLANVVSNVGTIAFVLSCVLMLTGSGDSKAAVKVVPWGVIMMVCGMTVLIEVMDKSGGLNAFVTLIAAVSNPTTVNGTLAFVTGIISAYSSSSGVVMPMFLPMVPGIVKELGGGDPVAMISSINVGAHLVDTSPLSTLGALCIACAGDHEDKAKLFRNLLIWGLSMSVVGGIICLVFFGFLGF from the coding sequence GTGGATATTTCCCTAGTAGCAATCATATCTATCGTTGCGCTGCTGATCGTGGTGATCATCAGCTGTATCAACGAAGATCTGAACGTTGGCTTCCTGGCCATCGGCTTTGCCATCATCGTTGCCGGTGTTTGGGGCGGCACGTCGGGCGCGAAAGTGCTCAACTACTTCCCGACCAGCCTGTTCATGATCCTCGTTGGTGTGACCTTCCTCTTCGGCATGGCACAGACCAACGGGACCATGGAAAAGCTGACGGCCTATTCGGTGCGCGCCTGCGGCGGTAACACCGCGCTGGTCCCGATCATCGTCTATCTGCTGACCACCTTCATCACGACCATCGGGCCGGGCAACATCGCCGGTACCGCGCTGATGGCACCGGTCGCGATGGCGATCGCCACCCGCGTCGGCCTCTCCGCCTTCCTGATGACGCTCGTCGTCGTCGGTGCTGCCAACGGTGCTGCATTCTCGCCGTTCGCCCCGACCGGTATCATCTCCAACGGCATCATCGCCAAGATGGCCGGCGGCCTGGGCATCATGCCCGACGCGCTGAACGGTCTCGCCTGGAAGATCCACTTCAATTCGACGATTGCCCAAGGCATCGCCAACATCGGTGGCTTCTTCGTTCTCGGCGGCTGGGCCTGGATGAGCCGTCAGAAGGGTTCCGACCTCAACATCGACGAACTGGCACCGAAACCCGAGCCGTTCAACAAGCACCAGATCCTGACGCTGGCCATGGTCGCGCTGCTGATCATCTTCGTCGTGCTGCCGGGTCTTGGCCCCTTGAAGCCCTTCTTCAAGGAAAACGCCTGGCTCGCCAACGTCGTTTCGAACGTCGGTACCATCGCCTTCGTGCTCTCCTGCGTCCTGATGCTCACCGGCTCGGGCGACAGCAAGGCCGCCGTCAAGGTCGTGCCCTGGGGCGTGATCATGATGGTCTGCGGCATGACCGTGCTGATCGAAGTCATGGACAAGTCGGGTGGCCTCAACGCCTTCGTCACGCTGATCGCTGCCGTGTCGAACCCGACCACGGTCAACGGCACGCTGGCCTTCGTCACCGGCATCATCTCGGCCTACTCGAGCTCCTCGGGCGTGGTCATGCCGATGTTCCTGCCGATGGTGCCTGGCATCGTCAAGGAACTGGGCGGTGGCGATCCGGTCGCGATGATCTCGTCGATCAACGTCGGTGCCCACCTCGTCGACACCTCGCCGCTCTCGACGCTCGGCGCGCTCTGTATCGCCTGCGCCGGCGATCACGAAGACAAGGCCAAGCTGTTCCGCAACCTGCTGATCTGGGGTCTCTCCATGTCGGTGGTCGGCGGCATCATCTGCCTCGTGTTCTTCGGCTTCCTCGGCTTCTAA
- a CDS encoding Tim44-like domain-containing protein gives MRKAFLAIFAVVIALGLSIGNAEAARLGGGKSVGMQRQAVTPKPAAPTQQAAPTRPATPATAPAPAATPKRNWLGPIAGLAAGLGIAALLSHFGFGEGLANVVMIALLAMAALVVFRLIFRRPAKAPEEPLQYAGVNPGANSGGEPAYAPVQAAFPGGTGDATGRVPADFDVDGFLRVAKLNFVRLQAANDAGDQRDLDEFLTPSLGAELRRQMAERGGEKQQTDVVTLNAELLEVVTEGDQHIASVHFNGMVRERADAAAESFSEVWHLSKPTDGSSGWRVAGIQQVS, from the coding sequence ATGAGAAAAGCTTTTCTGGCGATCTTTGCTGTTGTCATCGCCCTTGGTCTTTCAATCGGGAACGCCGAAGCGGCCCGCCTCGGTGGTGGCAAGTCTGTCGGCATGCAGCGGCAGGCCGTGACGCCGAAGCCGGCGGCACCGACGCAGCAGGCTGCGCCGACGCGTCCCGCCACGCCGGCGACGGCGCCCGCGCCGGCGGCAACACCGAAGCGCAACTGGCTCGGGCCGATTGCCGGTCTTGCGGCCGGTCTCGGCATCGCGGCACTTCTCTCGCACTTCGGTTTCGGCGAAGGCTTGGCCAACGTTGTGATGATCGCCTTGCTGGCGATGGCGGCGCTGGTCGTCTTCAGGCTGATCTTCCGGCGGCCGGCGAAAGCGCCGGAAGAACCGCTGCAGTACGCCGGGGTGAATCCTGGGGCGAATTCCGGCGGAGAACCGGCCTACGCCCCGGTGCAGGCGGCCTTCCCCGGCGGTACCGGTGATGCAACCGGGCGTGTGCCGGCCGATTTTGACGTCGACGGCTTTCTGCGCGTGGCCAAGCTCAATTTTGTCCGTCTGCAGGCAGCCAATGACGCCGGCGACCAGCGCGATCTCGACGAATTCCTGACGCCCTCACTCGGTGCCGAGCTTCGCCGCCAGATGGCCGAACGCGGCGGCGAGAAGCAGCAGACCGATGTCGTCACGCTCAATGCCGAATTGCTCGAAGTCGTCACAGAAGGCGATCAGCATATCGCCAGCGTTCATTTCAACGGCATGGTGCGTGAACGTGCCGATGCTGCGGCAGAGTCGTTCAGTGAGGTGTGGCATCTTTCCAAGCCGACCGATGGCAGTTCCGGTTGGCGTGTCGCAGGAATACAGCAGGTGAGTTGA
- a CDS encoding molybdopterin-dependent oxidoreductase Mo/Fe-S-binding subunit, with translation MTIRFSLNGCVREFVGKAGENVQSLLFDLGLRSVRNSDDGFGFAGSDSIRVNGRIVNASLLIAAQLDGAVVETAESLSTWNQLSIVQQAMIDTGVVQSGYNDPALALILTDLLERCPEPTREEIEDALSGLYNRDGGYQQIFEAVELAQRRLGDPKAATTTIPEFRDDLVHIGKAYPKLDAAKVLQAKPSFVEDDIPANTAIIRMLRSPYPHALIKRLDVSRAEQLPGVLLVITHQNCPDVMYTPAGQTAPEPSPLDRRMFSRKLRHVGDRVAAVVAETEAIALEAIALIEVEYEVLTPVMSIDAAAAPGAPAVHDERIEYVAGAPADLAEQNASAAPRDEKMIFNFPIGARPHENIVAQVHGKIGDPVAGFAEADAIIERTYASKQVQHSPNEPHICHTYMDGDRLVVRASTQVPWHIRRQVSRIVGMKQNKVHVIKQRVGGGFGSKQDMLLEEVCAWATCVTGRSVLFRYTREEEFIACSSRHVAQVTVRVGAKKDGRITAIHMDFKANTGPYGNHAMTVPCNGPGLSLPLYPCDNVSFKVTTYYSNICPNGAFQGYGAPKGNFALTMAISELAAELGLDALDVIEKNRVQEGQVLKVMKAVSEGKVPAAAPTAASCALTPIIAKGRELIEWDKPRPAQGDWRFGRGMAIIMQKSGIPDIDQANCLVKLESDGTFIVLSGGADIGTGLDTVVAKLTAEVLCCPIEHVTVVSGDTDHTLFDKGAYASSGTCYSGNAAKLAAEELRAKILHHGAQMLGEAEADVRLVAPGVVQGKQGAVSLAQIAHRSESGTGFGVLVGTASFVTPKYCFPYGANFAEVAVNVRSGEIRLEKFYALLDCGTPVNPELALGQIYGASMRAIGHSLTEEIVYDAQGVPLTRDLRSYGAPKIGDIPKDFRAFMIGSDDQVGPYGAKSISEIGVNGAAPSIAQAIHHACGVWLREWHFTPEKILKGLGKLPA, from the coding sequence GGGTCGGATTCGATCCGCGTCAATGGCCGCATCGTCAACGCCTCGCTCCTGATCGCCGCGCAGCTCGACGGCGCCGTCGTCGAGACGGCCGAGTCGCTGAGTACCTGGAACCAGCTCAGCATCGTCCAGCAGGCGATGATCGATACCGGCGTGGTGCAGTCCGGCTACAACGATCCGGCGCTGGCGCTGATCCTGACCGATCTGCTCGAACGCTGCCCGGAACCGACGCGCGAGGAAATCGAAGACGCGCTGTCTGGGCTGTACAACCGTGATGGTGGCTATCAGCAGATTTTCGAAGCGGTCGAACTGGCGCAGCGGCGCCTCGGCGATCCCAAAGCCGCAACGACCACGATTCCGGAATTCCGCGACGACCTGGTGCATATCGGCAAGGCCTATCCCAAGCTCGACGCCGCCAAGGTGCTGCAGGCCAAGCCGAGCTTCGTCGAGGACGACATCCCGGCGAACACGGCGATCATCCGGATGCTGCGCTCACCGTATCCGCATGCGCTGATCAAACGTCTCGACGTCAGCCGCGCCGAGCAACTGCCCGGTGTGCTGCTGGTGATCACGCATCAGAATTGTCCGGACGTGATGTATACGCCGGCCGGACAGACCGCGCCCGAGCCGTCGCCGCTCGACCGCCGCATGTTCAGCCGCAAGCTGCGCCATGTCGGCGACCGCGTTGCCGCCGTCGTCGCCGAGACCGAGGCGATCGCGCTGGAAGCGATCGCGCTGATCGAGGTCGAGTACGAGGTGCTGACGCCGGTGATGTCGATCGATGCCGCGGCAGCGCCGGGGGCGCCGGCAGTCCATGACGAACGTATCGAATACGTCGCCGGCGCGCCGGCTGATCTCGCCGAGCAGAACGCGAGCGCTGCGCCGCGCGACGAGAAGATGATCTTCAATTTCCCGATCGGCGCGCGTCCGCACGAAAACATCGTCGCCCAGGTGCATGGCAAGATCGGCGATCCGGTCGCCGGTTTCGCCGAGGCCGATGCGATCATCGAGCGCACCTATGCCTCGAAGCAGGTGCAGCACAGCCCGAACGAACCCCACATCTGTCATACCTACATGGACGGCGACCGGCTCGTCGTGCGCGCCTCGACGCAGGTGCCGTGGCACATCCGCCGGCAGGTCTCGCGCATCGTCGGCATGAAGCAGAACAAGGTGCATGTGATCAAGCAGCGCGTCGGTGGCGGCTTCGGCTCCAAGCAGGACATGCTGCTCGAGGAAGTCTGCGCCTGGGCGACCTGCGTCACCGGCCGCTCGGTACTCTTCCGCTATACGCGTGAAGAGGAATTCATCGCGTGCTCGTCACGCCATGTCGCGCAGGTGACGGTGCGGGTCGGTGCGAAAAAGGACGGCCGCATCACCGCCATTCACATGGATTTCAAGGCGAACACCGGGCCGTACGGCAACCATGCGATGACGGTGCCGTGCAACGGTCCCGGCCTGTCGCTGCCGCTTTATCCCTGTGACAACGTCAGCTTCAAGGTCACCACTTACTACTCGAACATCTGTCCGAACGGCGCCTTCCAGGGCTATGGCGCGCCGAAGGGCAACTTCGCGCTGACCATGGCGATCAGCGAACTCGCCGCCGAACTGGGCCTGGACGCGCTCGACGTGATCGAGAAGAACCGTGTGCAGGAAGGCCAGGTGCTCAAGGTGATGAAGGCGGTCAGCGAAGGCAAGGTGCCGGCGGCGGCGCCGACGGCGGCGAGTTGCGCACTGACACCGATCATCGCCAAGGGACGCGAACTGATCGAATGGGACAAGCCGAGGCCGGCGCAGGGCGACTGGCGTTTCGGTCGCGGCATGGCGATCATCATGCAGAAGTCCGGCATTCCCGACATCGATCAGGCCAACTGCCTCGTCAAGCTCGAATCCGACGGCACCTTCATCGTGCTCTCCGGTGGCGCCGACATCGGTACCGGCCTCGATACCGTCGTCGCCAAACTGACGGCAGAAGTGCTGTGCTGCCCGATCGAGCATGTCACCGTCGTGTCCGGCGATACTGACCATACGCTCTTCGACAAGGGCGCCTATGCGTCGTCGGGTACTTGCTATTCGGGTAACGCCGCCAAGCTGGCGGCCGAGGAACTGCGGGCCAAGATCCTGCATCACGGCGCGCAGATGCTTGGCGAGGCCGAAGCGGATGTGCGACTCGTCGCGCCCGGCGTCGTGCAGGGCAAGCAGGGCGCCGTCAGCCTGGCGCAGATTGCGCATCGCTCGGAATCGGGGACGGGCTTCGGCGTTCTCGTTGGTACGGCGAGTTTCGTCACGCCCAAGTACTGCTTCCCCTACGGCGCGAATTTTGCCGAGGTCGCGGTCAATGTGCGTAGCGGCGAAATCCGGCTGGAGAAGTTCTATGCGCTGCTCGATTGCGGCACGCCGGTGAATCCCGAACTCGCGTTGGGTCAGATCTACGGCGCCTCGATGCGCGCGATCGGCCATTCGCTGACCGAGGAAATCGTCTATGACGCGCAGGGGGTGCCGCTGACGCGCGACCTGCGCAGTTACGGCGCGCCGAAGATCGGCGATATCCCGAAAGACTTCCGCGCCTTCATGATCGGCAGCGACGATCAGGTCGGCCCGTATGGCGCCAAGTCGATTTCCGAGATCGGCGTCAACGGCGCCGCGCCGAGCATCGCACAGGCGATCCACCATGCCTGCGGCGTGTGGCTGCGCGAATGGCATTTCACGCCGGAGAAGATCCTGAAGGGCTTGGGCAAGCTCCCCGCTTGA